A region of Lichenibacterium dinghuense DNA encodes the following proteins:
- a CDS encoding LysR family transcriptional regulator, translating to MGPQRVNNFRDMIIFVEVGRRETFTHAARALGLPVSTIARRIAALESDLGLSLVERTTREQRLTADGIRCFERCRDVVDDAVAAYEDVHAQAHGLKGRIRLALPGEVAAGTLARIVASFLRENAGIDLVVEVAHDGQRLGHDLDLLVCLGPPDHGALVTRRIGSIGLRLYASPGYLAEHGAITSRAGLRGREILAARACADGLAGLSDAGVPPGLNCGGRLTVETFALVAGLAAAGQGVALLPPDVAALHVRAGALSPVLADWTPVLLPVSIVMASRLLPARLRSFVAHLVARFPAEAGADCAGEKPGARLQPAPSLARIAPPGPRLAGAAAR from the coding sequence ATGGGCCCGCAGAGGGTCAACAACTTCCGCGACATGATCATCTTCGTCGAGGTCGGGCGCCGGGAAACCTTCACCCATGCCGCACGGGCGCTCGGCCTCCCCGTCTCGACCATCGCCCGCCGGATCGCGGCGCTCGAGAGCGATCTCGGCCTGTCCCTCGTCGAGCGGACGACGCGCGAGCAGAGGCTGACGGCGGACGGGATCCGATGCTTCGAGCGGTGCCGCGACGTCGTGGACGACGCCGTCGCGGCCTACGAGGACGTCCACGCCCAGGCGCACGGGTTGAAGGGGCGGATCCGCCTGGCCCTGCCCGGAGAGGTCGCCGCCGGCACGCTCGCGAGGATCGTGGCGAGCTTCCTGCGCGAGAACGCGGGGATCGACCTCGTGGTGGAGGTCGCGCACGACGGGCAGCGCCTCGGGCACGACCTCGACCTCCTGGTCTGCCTCGGCCCCCCCGACCACGGCGCGCTCGTCACGCGCCGGATCGGCTCGATCGGGCTGCGCCTCTACGCTTCGCCGGGGTATCTCGCCGAGCACGGGGCGATCACGTCGCGGGCCGGCCTCCGCGGCCGCGAGATCCTGGCCGCGCGGGCCTGCGCGGACGGGCTCGCGGGCCTGTCGGACGCCGGCGTGCCCCCGGGCCTCAACTGCGGCGGCCGCCTCACCGTCGAAACCTTCGCGCTCGTGGCCGGGCTGGCGGCGGCCGGCCAGGGCGTCGCGCTGCTGCCGCCCGACGTCGCCGCGCTGCACGTGCGGGCGGGGGCGCTCAGCCCCGTGCTCGCGGACTGGACGCCCGTGCTCCTGCCGGTCTCCATCGTCATGGCGAGCCGGCTCCTGCCCGCCCGCCTGCGCAGCTTCGTCGCCCATCTGGTGGCCCGCTTCCCGGCCGAGGCCGGGGCGGACTGTGCCGGCGAGAAACCCGGGGCGAGGCTGCAGCCCGCCCCTTCGCTCGCGCGCATCGCCCCGCCCGGACCGCGCCTCGCCGGCGCGGCGGCGCGCTGA